One stretch of Ipomoea triloba cultivar NCNSP0323 chromosome 8, ASM357664v1 DNA includes these proteins:
- the LOC116027883 gene encoding FAM10 family protein At4g22670, translating into MDAAKLNQLKQFVEQCKSDPSILSDPSLAFFRDYIESIGGKLPPSAYKPGEYKAKSHVVEESDEEMGDSGSEAHPTGTTEEEEPEIIESDVELDESGVVESDNDPPQQMGDPSVEVTEENRDSSQEAKAQAMEALSEGKFDEAIDNLTKAIVLNPTSAIMYATRASVYIKMKKPNAAIRDASAALEINPDSAKGYKSRGIARAMLGQWEEAAKDLHTASKLDYDEEISSVLKKVEPNAHKIEEHRRKYDRLRKEREDRKNERERQRRKAEAQAAYERAKKQEQSSSSRRSGGMPGGFPAGMGGGMPGGFPAGMGGGMPGGFPAGMGGGMPGGFPAGMGGGMPGGMPGGMPGGMPGNIDYSKILNDPELMAAFKDPEVMTALQDVMKNPANLAKHQSNPKLAPVIAKMMSKFGGQN; encoded by the exons ATGGACGCCGCTAAGCTGAATCAATTGAAGCAATTCGTTGAACAGTGCAAGTCCGACCCTTCTATTCTCTCCGATCCTTCCCTCGCCTTCTTCCGCGACTACATCGAGAG TATTGGCGGAAAGCTTCCTCCGTCTGCTTACAAGCCGGGAGAGTATAAAGCG AAGTCTCATGTGGTAGAAGAAAGTGATGAGGAAATGGGTGACTCCGGGAGTGAGGCTCATCCAACAGGAACTACTGAAGAAGAGGAGCCTGAGATAATAGAATCTGATGTTGAGCTTGATGAGAGTGGCGTTGTGGAGTCTGACAATGATCCTCCACAGCAG ATGGGAGATCCTTCAGTGGAGGTTACAGAGGAAAATCGTGACTCTTCTCAAGAGGCAAAAGCTCAGGCCATGGAAGCACTTTCTGAAG GTAAGTTTGATGAAGCAATTGATAATCTCACGAAAGCAATAGTACTCAACCCTACGTCTGCTATTATGTATGCTACTAGAG CCAGTGTgtatatcaaaatgaaaaagCCCAATGCTGCCATCCGAGATGCAAGTGCAGCTTTAGAG ATTAATCCTGATTCTGCCAAAGGGTATAAATCACGTGGTATTGCACGAGCTATGTTAGGACAATGGGAAGAGGCTGCAAAAGATCTCCACACAGCTTCAAAGCTGGACTATGATGAAGAGATAAGTTCTGTACTTAAAAAG GTTGAACCCAATGCACACAAAATTGAAGAGCACCGAAGGAAGTATGATAGGCTGCGTAAAGAAAGAGAAGATAGAAAAAATGAGCGTGAGAGGCAACGTAGAAAAGCCGAGGCTCAG GCTGCTTATGAAAGAGCAAAGAAACAAGAGCAGTCCTCATCAAGTAGGAGAAGTGGTGGCATGCCAGGAGGGTTTCCTGCTGGTATGGGTGGTGGCATGCCAGGTGGTTTCCCTGCTGGTATGGGTGGTGGCATGCCAGGTGGTTTCCCTGCTGGTATGGGTGGTGGGATGCCTGGTGGCTTCCCTGCTGGTATGGGTGGTGGGATGCCTGGTGGAATGCCAGGAGGCATGCCTGGAGGGATGCCAGGAAATATTGATTACAGCAAAATACTCAAT GACCCTGAACTAATGGCTGCTTTTAAAGATCCAGAAGTTATGACTGCTCTTCAAGATG TGATGAAGAACCCTGCTAATCTAGCCAAGCACCAATCAAATCCCAAGTTGGCTCCGGTCATTGCAAAAATGATGAGCAAGTTTGGTGGACAAAACTAA
- the LOC116028060 gene encoding 21 kDa protein-like, producing MGTTIVSLHLLVFTLMVFQCYGANQGPTTFIKTSCRATRYPPLCVQTLSSYANSIQQNPHQLAQTALSVGLARAGSAAKFILGLTRTAGLKPREKQALKDCMANMGVTVAQLKRSIKELSQTDNLPKRSFSWRVGNVQTWVSTAITNGNNCLDGFSGSAMDGSVKGAVSPKVLSVVQVTSNALALVNNFAARHKAGTATNIP from the coding sequence atGGGGACCACCATTGTTTCCCTTCACCTTCTTGTTTTTACCTTGATGGTTTTCCAATGCTATGGTGCAAACCAGGGACCCACCACTTTCATTAAGACCTCATGCAGAGCCACGCGCTACCCGCCCTTATGCGTCCAGACCCTCTCTTCTTACGCCAACTCAATCCAACAAAACCCGCACCAGCTCGCCCAAACCGCTCTCTCGGTCGGCCTAGCCCGGGCCGGATCCGCCGCGAAGTTCATCCTCGGGCTGACCCGAACCGCGGGGCTGAAGCCCAGGGAGAAGCAGGCTCTGAAGGACTGCATGGCTAACATGGGCGTCACCGTGGCTCAGCTCAAGCGCTCCATCAAGGAGCTGAGCCAGACGGACAATCTGCCGAAGCGTAGCTTTTCGTGGCGAGTTGGGAACGTGCAGACGTGGGTGAGCACTGCTATTACTAATGGGAATAATTGCCTTGATGGGTTTTCTGGATCCGCCATGGATGGGAGCGTGAAGGGTGCTGTTAGTCCCAAAGTGCTAAGTGTGGTACAAGTCACCAGCAATGCTCTCGCTTTGGTTAACAACTTTGCTGCTAGGCACAAGGCTGGTACAGCCACCAATATTccttga
- the LOC116028093 gene encoding lipid transfer-like protein VAS: MASTKVLATAIAALAAVLMLTATATAQSTSCVNNLIPCAAFLNSTKPPASCCDPLKETVTKELSCLCNLYKNPKVLNSLGVNITQALELPKHCGISNDVSACNKASSPTAATTTPPSVPPPPTTPSGVSRFAWAEVSSLLLLGASLMLW, encoded by the exons ATGGCTTCCACCAAAGTGCTCGCGACGGCGATCGCGGCGCTAGCGGCGGTGCTAATGTTGACGGCCACCGCCACGGCCCAGTCCACCTCCTGCGTTAACAACCTCATCCCCTGCGCTGCGTTCCTCAACTCCACCAAACCGCCCGCCTCCTGCTGCGACCCGCTCAAAGAGACCGTGACTAAAGAGCTCAGTTGCCTCTGCAACCTCTATAAGAACCCGAAAGTGTTGAATTCCCTCGGAGTCAACATCACTCAGGCCCTCGAGCTTCCCAAGCACTGCGGTATAAGCAACGACGTTAGCGCCTGTAACAAAG CTTCGAGTCCAACCGCCGCTACTACCACTCCTCCATCAGTGCCGCCGCCTCCAA CTACACCAAGTGGAGTAAGCAGGTTTGCATGGGCTGAAGTTTCCAGCTTGCTATTGCTGGGGGCGTCTTTAATGCTGTGGTAG
- the LOC116026687 gene encoding yrdC domain-containing protein, mitochondrial-like isoform X1 → MCIGPKTIRISQWLPLFNPVLLPSPGVIGKFAFVRLGQRKRCFVGVSVKTKMELRVEIDRMGVVQPATEDYAEAAIEAIKSGNVIAVPTDTLYGFACDACSAEAVNRIYDIKGRKYTNPLAICVGDVQDIQKYAITDHLHHGLLDCLLPGPVTVVLRRGESSILEKSLNPGLESIGVRVPDNTFIRVIARCSGSALALTSANLSGQPSSINIRDFENLWGHCAYIYDGGVLPAGRAGSTVVDLTKQGKYKILRPGSAEEETVAILQKHSLVEDGSGVQ, encoded by the exons ATGTGCATCGGCCCTAAAACCATAAGAATTTCCCAGTGGCTGCCCCTCTTCAACCCCGTCCTCCTCCCTTCCCCAG GGGTGATTGGGAAGTTTGCGTTTGTGAGATTGGGGCAGCGCAAGAGGTGCTTTGTTGGGGTTAGTGTGAAAACCAAGATGGAGTTGAGAGTGGAGATTGATAGGATGGGAGTGGTGCAACCAGCAACAGAGGATTATGCTGAAGCTGCAATTGAAGCTATCAAGTCTGGGAATGTTATTGCTGTCCCCACTGACACGCTCTATGGCTTTGCTTGTGATGCTTG TTCTGCTGAGGCAGTTAATCGTATATATGATATCAAAGGTCGTAAATATACAAATCCCCTGGCAATTTGTGTTGGGGATGTTCAAGACATACAAAAATATGCCATCACTGATCATTTACATCATGGCTTGCTTGATTGTCTACTTCCTGGTCCTGTAACTGTCGTGCTAAGACGAG GTGAGTCAAGTATCCTTGAGAAGTCTTTAAACCCTGGACTTGAGAGCATAGGGGTTCGAGTGCCCGATAATACATTTATTAGGGTTATTGCCCGTTGTTCTGGAAGTGCACTTGCACTTACGAGTGCAAACTTAAGCGGACAGCCCAGTAGCATCAACATTAGAGATTTTGAGAACTTATGGGGCCACTGTGCTTACATCTATGATGGTGGTGTACTTCCAGCTGGGCGTGCAGGATCAACAGTGGTGGATCTCACTAAGCAAGGAAAGTACAAGATCTTAAGACCTGGGAG TGCGGAGGAAGAGACTGTTGCAATCCTCCAAAAACACTCTTTGGTAGAAGATGGAAGTGGTGTGCAGTGA
- the LOC116026687 gene encoding yrdC domain-containing protein, mitochondrial-like isoform X2, with protein sequence MELRVEIDRMGVVQPATEDYAEAAIEAIKSGNVIAVPTDTLYGFACDACSAEAVNRIYDIKGRKYTNPLAICVGDVQDIQKYAITDHLHHGLLDCLLPGPVTVVLRRGESSILEKSLNPGLESIGVRVPDNTFIRVIARCSGSALALTSANLSGQPSSINIRDFENLWGHCAYIYDGGVLPAGRAGSTVVDLTKQGKYKILRPGSAEEETVAILQKHSLVEDGSGVQ encoded by the exons ATGGAGTTGAGAGTGGAGATTGATAGGATGGGAGTGGTGCAACCAGCAACAGAGGATTATGCTGAAGCTGCAATTGAAGCTATCAAGTCTGGGAATGTTATTGCTGTCCCCACTGACACGCTCTATGGCTTTGCTTGTGATGCTTG TTCTGCTGAGGCAGTTAATCGTATATATGATATCAAAGGTCGTAAATATACAAATCCCCTGGCAATTTGTGTTGGGGATGTTCAAGACATACAAAAATATGCCATCACTGATCATTTACATCATGGCTTGCTTGATTGTCTACTTCCTGGTCCTGTAACTGTCGTGCTAAGACGAG GTGAGTCAAGTATCCTTGAGAAGTCTTTAAACCCTGGACTTGAGAGCATAGGGGTTCGAGTGCCCGATAATACATTTATTAGGGTTATTGCCCGTTGTTCTGGAAGTGCACTTGCACTTACGAGTGCAAACTTAAGCGGACAGCCCAGTAGCATCAACATTAGAGATTTTGAGAACTTATGGGGCCACTGTGCTTACATCTATGATGGTGGTGTACTTCCAGCTGGGCGTGCAGGATCAACAGTGGTGGATCTCACTAAGCAAGGAAAGTACAAGATCTTAAGACCTGGGAG TGCGGAGGAAGAGACTGTTGCAATCCTCCAAAAACACTCTTTGGTAGAAGATGGAAGTGGTGTGCAGTGA